In one Candidatus Peribacter riflensis genomic region, the following are encoded:
- a CDS encoding NarL family signal transduction histidine kinase, which produces MRFPDDLAPLIPGFEPSGIHVVVTDADGRIVYANKAAERNTGFTLSEMIGHKPGEVWGGRMPAAFYQDMWRTIRDFRQPYVGFVENHRKTGELYWQELHVVPIVDRQQTIRYFVGLEQAAERPHLREELIHEAAATTRPEPLLQVRWPLEWLFDSSDLAPEQLDELRQRYEANKGIDTLTADLMLLSTAHQASLSAPEKLDPFTVVEEVVREVQSRFSGRAYTVRREGGACAVLANRGLLHIVLGAVVTNAAEYAAAQTGQVQVTVGHSGDRCEIVCTDNGIGISAEDRPRVFRQFFRGVAARSVEPRGSGLGLHIAKLIADAFHWTIVIESKKGAGTTCTITIPCFGGGVTQP; this is translated from the coding sequence ATGCGTTTCCCCGATGATCTCGCTCCACTCATTCCCGGCTTCGAGCCATCGGGCATTCATGTCGTGGTGACCGATGCGGATGGCAGGATCGTATATGCCAACAAGGCAGCCGAACGCAATACGGGGTTTACGCTCAGCGAAATGATCGGGCACAAGCCCGGGGAGGTGTGGGGAGGACGGATGCCCGCCGCCTTCTACCAGGACATGTGGCGGACGATCCGGGATTTTCGGCAGCCGTACGTTGGATTCGTCGAGAACCATCGCAAGACCGGAGAACTGTATTGGCAGGAACTCCACGTCGTGCCCATCGTCGACCGGCAGCAGACGATCCGCTACTTCGTGGGTCTCGAGCAGGCGGCCGAGAGGCCGCACCTCCGCGAGGAGCTGATCCACGAAGCGGCAGCAACCACGCGTCCCGAGCCTCTCTTGCAGGTGCGCTGGCCGCTCGAATGGCTGTTTGACTCCAGTGATCTTGCGCCGGAGCAACTGGATGAACTCAGGCAGCGCTACGAGGCCAACAAGGGCATTGATACCCTGACAGCCGATCTCATGCTGCTCTCGACTGCCCATCAGGCCAGTCTGTCTGCACCCGAGAAGCTGGATCCGTTCACCGTTGTGGAAGAGGTCGTGCGCGAGGTGCAATCACGTTTCTCCGGGCGGGCGTATACGGTGAGGCGCGAGGGGGGTGCGTGTGCGGTACTCGCGAACCGGGGGTTACTGCACATCGTGCTCGGTGCCGTTGTCACCAACGCTGCCGAGTACGCGGCGGCGCAGACGGGTCAGGTGCAGGTGACAGTCGGGCACAGCGGGGACCGGTGCGAGATCGTCTGCACCGACAATGGCATCGGCATTTCGGCGGAGGATCGCCCGCGCGTGTTCCGCCAGTTCTTCCGCGGGGTGGCGGCCCGGTCGGTTGAGCCGCGAGGGTCGGGATTGGGGCTTCACATCGCCAAGCTCATCGCCGACGCGTTCCACTGGACCATCGTGATTGAATCGAAAAAAGGCGCGGGCACGACCTGCACCATCACGATTCCCTGTTTCGGGGGAGGCGTCACACAGCCCTGA
- a CDS encoding phosphoglycerate dehydrogenase encodes MAAITFLEVDPEDAALVKSIYPDALILKETFTVKGVAGQCADAEVLCIFIYSKLTKAELAKLPKLKLIITRSVGYDHIDLAACKERGIVVCHVPDYGSHVIAEHVFALLLSTMRHITEGEKRVEGGTFDYHGLKGMTLRGKTIGIVGTGKIGRRVAQAAHGFGMRIIAFDRCRTLELADLLGVEYVSLEQLLQQSDIITLHLPAIPEAEHMINDKTIRQMKSGVILVNTARGSLIDSKALLQGLKGGKIRYALLDVLEHEKNFAENKELIDHPNVVTTPHIAFYADVSVASMYTDCFESIRQWQAGQTPEHVVHPATKVCDLPGIRAV; translated from the coding sequence ATGGCAGCCATCACCTTTCTGGAAGTCGACCCGGAAGATGCGGCGCTCGTGAAGAGCATCTACCCCGATGCACTCATCCTCAAAGAAACCTTCACGGTGAAGGGTGTTGCCGGGCAGTGTGCGGATGCCGAGGTTCTCTGCATCTTCATCTACTCGAAGCTCACCAAAGCGGAATTGGCAAAGCTCCCCAAGCTCAAACTGATCATCACGCGGTCGGTGGGGTACGACCACATCGATCTTGCAGCCTGCAAAGAGCGCGGGATCGTCGTCTGCCACGTGCCGGACTACGGCTCGCACGTCATCGCCGAGCACGTCTTCGCCCTGCTTCTCTCGACCATGCGTCACATCACCGAAGGCGAGAAACGCGTGGAGGGGGGCACCTTCGACTATCACGGGCTCAAAGGGATGACACTCCGGGGCAAGACCATCGGCATCGTGGGCACGGGCAAAATCGGCCGCAGGGTTGCACAAGCCGCACACGGATTCGGCATGCGCATCATCGCCTTCGACCGGTGCCGCACACTGGAGCTCGCGGACCTGCTGGGCGTGGAGTACGTCTCATTGGAGCAGCTCTTGCAGCAGAGCGACATCATCACGCTGCACCTGCCCGCAATCCCCGAGGCGGAGCACATGATCAATGACAAGACGATCAGGCAAATGAAGAGCGGCGTGATTCTGGTGAATACCGCGCGTGGCTCGCTCATCGACTCGAAGGCGCTGCTCCAGGGCCTGAAAGGTGGCAAGATCCGCTACGCGCTCCTGGATGTCCTGGAACATGAGAAAAACTTTGCGGAGAACAAGGAGCTCATCGATCACCCGAATGTCGTGACCACACCCCACATCGCCTTCTACGCCGACGTGAGCGTGGCAAGCATGTACACCGACTGCTTCGAATCGATCCGGCAGTGGCAGGCCGGGCAGACCCCCGAACACGTGGTGCATCCGGCGACGAAGGTGTGCGACCTGCCGGGCATCAGGGCTGTGTGA